Proteins encoded within one genomic window of Hemiscyllium ocellatum isolate sHemOce1 chromosome 1, sHemOce1.pat.X.cur, whole genome shotgun sequence:
- the tmem33 gene encoding transmembrane protein 33, with the protein MADATRNGPQGGILQFMMANKLEAAMWLSRLFTVYCSILFIFPFMGLYEAANFYQRALLANALTSALRLHQRLPHFQLSRAFLSQALLEDSCHYLLFSLIFVNSYPVTMSIFPVFLFSLLHATAYTKKIIDILGPTSLAFLRSILDKISANQQNILKFIACNEIFLMPATVFMLLSGTGSLLQPFIYYRFLVLRYSSHRNPYCRTLFSELKMLLQHLIMKPACPGFLRNMCLNCISFVSRLAPTAN; encoded by the exons ATGGCTGATGCAACTCGAAATGGCCCTCAGGGCGGTATCTTG CAATTCATGATGGCTAACAAATTAGAGGCTGCAATGTGGCTTTCTCGACTCTTCACAGTGTACTGTTCCATCCTCTTTATATTTCCTTTCATGGG GTTATATGAAGCTGCCAACTTTTACCAACGTGCCCTGTTGGCAAATGCCCTTACCAGTGCACTTCGATTACACCAACGTTTACCTCACTTCCAGTTGAGTCGTGCATTTCTGAGCCAAGCCCTGCTTGAAGATAGCTGTCATTATCTTCTTTTTTCATTGATCTTTGTCAATTCTTATCCAGTTACCA TGAGTATTTTTCCAGTTTTCTTATTTTCTCTGCTGCATGCTACAGCCTACACAAAGAAAATTATTGAC ATTCTGGGTCCAACCAGTTTGGCCTTTCTGAGGTCAATCTTGGATAAAATTTCAGCTAATCAGCAGAACATTTTGAAGTTCATTGCCTGCAATGAAATTTTTCTGATGCCAGCCACCGTCTTCATGCTTTTAAG TGGGACTGGAAGCTTGCTGCAGCCTTTCATTTACTACCGATTTCTTGTACTGCGATATTCCTCTCACAGAAATCCCTACTGTCG GACTCTCTTTTCGGAGCTGAAAATGCTATTACAGCATTTAATCATGAAACCTGCTTGCCCTGGATTTTTGCGAAACATGTGTCTTAACTGTATTTCTTTTGTAAGCCGATTGGCTCCGACTGCAAATTAA